The Rhipicephalus sanguineus isolate Rsan-2018 unplaced genomic scaffold, BIME_Rsan_1.4 Seq967, whole genome shotgun sequence genome window below encodes:
- the LOC119378767 gene encoding calmodulin-A-like, with protein sequence MKDSPPPHSPQEGENRTTTAATVPPEYEAPAHSALKSHADVPSTSGAGGNASTSKGTEKMASKKETTPGGCGGSGGGGRSASDSSGSKLSEDAIAELREAFVLFDKDGNGAISTKELGTMMRALDQNTTEADLKDMIAEVDTDGDGTIDFAEFLAMMTKKTHTADTEEEIREAFRVFDRDGNGFITATELRDVMTTLGEKLTDEEVDAMIREADMDGDGQINYEEFVALINST encoded by the exons ATGAAGGACTCCCCGCCACCTCACTCGCCTCAAGAAGGCGAAAACCGAACCACCACTGCTGCGACGGTACCACCGGAATATGAAGCCCCTGCTCACAGCGCACTCAAATCGCACGCCGACGTGCCGAGTACCAGCGGCGCCGGTGGCAATGCCAGCACCAGCAAGGGCACCGAAAAAATGGCCAGCAAGAAAGAGACTACTCCTGGCGGCTGCGGCGGTAGTGGTGGCGGTGGCCGATCAGCAAGTGACTCGAGCGGGTCGAAGCTCTCGGAGGACGCGATCGCGGAGCTACGCGAGGCTTTCGTGCTGTTCGACAAGGACGGCAATGGCGCGATCAGCACCAAAGAGCTGGGCACCATGATGCGCGCCCTCGACCAGAACACGACCGAGGCCGACCTCAAGGACATGATCGCCGAGGTAGACACCGATGGCGACGGCACCATCGACTTTGCCGAGTTCCTCGCCATGATGACCAAGAAGACGCACACTGCAGACACCGAAGAAGAGATCCGCGAGGCGTTCAGA GTGTTCGACAGGGACGGGAATGGCTTCATCACTGCAACAGAGCTGCGCGACGTAATGACCACGTTGGGCGAGAAACTTACGGACGAAGAAGTCGACGCCATGATACGGGAAGCTGACATGGACGGAGACGGACAGATCAACTATGAAGAGTTCGTTGCACTAATAAACTCAACGTAG